The following proteins are co-located in the Citrobacter freundii ATCC 8090 = MTCC 1658 = NBRC 12681 genome:
- the eutN gene encoding ethanolamine utilization microcompartment protein EutN, with product MKLAIVTGQIVCTVRHQGLAHDKLLMVEMIDAQGNPDGQCAVAIDSIGAGTGEWVLLVSGSSARQAHRNESSPVDLCVIGIVDEVVAGGQVIFHK from the coding sequence ATGAAACTGGCAATCGTTACAGGACAAATTGTTTGTACCGTACGCCATCAGGGGCTCGCGCACGACAAGTTGCTGATGGTGGAAATGATTGACGCCCAGGGAAATCCCGACGGGCAATGTGCTGTTGCTATCGACAGCATCGGGGCGGGAACCGGAGAGTGGGTGCTGCTGGTCAGCGGAAGCTCCGCCCGTCAGGCGCACCGGAATGAATCATCGCCTGTCGATCTGTGCGTGATTGGCATTGTCGATGAAGTGGTGGCAGGTGGTCAGGTGATCTTCCATAAATAA
- the eutM gene encoding ethanolamine utilization microcompartment protein EutM: MEALGMIETRGLVALIEASDAMVKAARVKLVGVKQIGGGLVTAMVRGDVAACKAATDAGAAAAQRIGELVSVHVIPRPHGDLEEVFPISFKGDSNDM, translated from the coding sequence ATGGAAGCATTAGGAATGATTGAAACCCGGGGCCTGGTTGCACTGATTGAGGCTTCTGACGCAATGGTTAAAGCGGCACGCGTGAAACTGGTTGGCGTGAAGCAGATCGGTGGCGGTCTGGTCACTGCCATGGTCCGTGGCGACGTAGCGGCATGTAAAGCTGCAACGGACGCAGGTGCTGCGGCAGCACAGCGTATTGGCGAGCTGGTTTCAGTTCACGTGATCCCGCGTCCGCACGGCGATCTGGAAGAAGTGTTCCCGATCAGCTTTAAAGGCGACAGCAACGACATGTAA
- the pta gene encoding phosphate acetyltransferase: protein MIIERARQLAQRSPARVVFPDALDVRVLKAANYLHQHGLARPILVASPFALRQFALSHRVAMDGIQVIDPQSNVQMREEFALRWQATAGEKTPPDAREKLNDPLMFAAAMVSAGKADVCIAGNLSSTANVLRAGLRIIGLQPGCKTLSSIFLMLPQYLGPSLGFADCSVVPQPTAAQLADIAIASAETWKAITGEEPRVAMLSFSSNGSARHPNVANVQQATEIVRERAPQLTVDGELQFDAAFVPDVAAQKAPASPLKGNANVMVFPSLEAGNIGYKIAQRLGGYRAVGPLIQGLAAPLHDLSRGCSVQEIIELALVAAVPRQTDMSRENASHTLVV, encoded by the coding sequence ATGATCATTGAACGTGCTCGTCAACTCGCCCAACGCTCACCTGCACGAGTAGTGTTCCCGGATGCGCTGGATGTCCGGGTGCTGAAGGCGGCGAATTACCTGCATCAGCACGGTCTGGCACGCCCCATTCTCGTCGCCAGCCCGTTTGCGCTACGCCAGTTTGCGCTCAGTCATCGCGTAGCCATGGATGGTATTCAGGTTATTGATCCACAAAGCAATGTACAGATGCGTGAAGAGTTTGCCCTGCGCTGGCAGGCAACGGCGGGTGAAAAAACGCCGCCGGATGCGCGGGAGAAGCTCAACGATCCGCTGATGTTTGCCGCCGCGATGGTCAGTGCCGGTAAAGCCGATGTGTGTATTGCGGGCAACCTGTCATCAACGGCAAACGTGCTGCGTGCAGGATTGCGCATTATTGGATTACAGCCTGGTTGCAAAACGCTGTCGTCAATTTTCCTGATGCTGCCGCAGTATCTCGGGCCGTCATTAGGATTTGCAGACTGTAGCGTTGTGCCGCAGCCCACCGCTGCACAGCTGGCGGATATCGCCATCGCCAGCGCAGAAACCTGGAAAGCGATCACAGGTGAAGAGCCGCGCGTGGCCATGCTGTCGTTTTCAAGTAATGGCAGTGCTCGCCATCCTAACGTCGCTAACGTGCAGCAGGCGACCGAGATCGTTCGTGAGCGTGCCCCGCAGCTTACCGTGGACGGTGAACTGCAATTTGATGCCGCCTTTGTTCCGGATGTCGCTGCGCAAAAAGCGCCAGCAAGTCCGTTAAAGGGCAATGCCAATGTGATGGTCTTCCCATCGCTGGAGGCGGGCAATATTGGCTACAAAATCGCTCAGCGTCTGGGAGGGTATCGCGCAGTAGGGCCATTGATTCAGGGGCTTGCCGCACCGCTTCATGATCTCTCTCGTGGCTGTAGCGTACAGGAAATTATCGAACTGGCGTTGGTGGCAGCAGTGCCGCGCCAGACTGACATGAGTCGTGAAAACGCCTCGCACACACTGGTTGTATAA
- the eutT gene encoding ethanolamine utilization cob(I)yrinic acid a,c-diamide adenosyltransferase EutT produces MKDFITEAWLRANHTLSEGAEIHLPADARLTPSARELLESRHLRIKFIDEQGSLFIDDEEQQPQPVHGLTSSDTHPQASCELCHQPVAKKPDTLTHLTADKMVAKSDPRLGFRAALDSTIALAVWLQIEMAEPWQPWLADIRSRLGNIMRADAMDEPLAAQAVVGLSDEDLHRLSHQPLRYLDHDHLVPEASHGRDCALLNLLRTKVRETETVAAQVFITRSFEVIRPDIMQALNRLSSTVYVMMILSVAKHPLTVSQIQQRLGEKQ; encoded by the coding sequence ATGAAGGATTTCATTACCGAAGCATGGCTCAGAGCGAATCATACGCTCAGCGAAGGGGCTGAAATTCATCTCCCCGCTGACGCTCGCCTGACGCCGTCTGCCCGGGAATTACTGGAAAGCCGACATCTGCGCATTAAGTTTATTGACGAGCAGGGCAGCCTGTTTATTGATGACGAAGAACAGCAGCCGCAGCCGGTGCATGGGTTAACCAGCAGTGATACGCATCCACAGGCCAGCTGCGAACTGTGCCATCAACCGGTGGCGAAGAAACCGGACACCCTGACGCATCTGACGGCGGACAAGATGGTCGCCAAAAGTGACCCTCGGCTGGGATTTCGCGCCGCGCTGGACAGCACCATCGCCCTGGCCGTGTGGTTGCAGATTGAGATGGCAGAACCGTGGCAGCCGTGGCTGGCGGATATCCGCTCGCGCCTGGGCAATATTATGCGCGCAGACGCCATGGATGAGCCGCTGGCAGCACAAGCTGTCGTGGGTTTAAGTGACGAAGATTTACACCGTCTTTCGCATCAACCGCTGCGCTATCTGGACCACGACCATCTGGTGCCTGAAGCCAGCCATGGACGTGATTGCGCGCTGCTTAATCTGCTGCGTACCAAAGTCCGTGAAACGGAGACGGTGGCGGCCCAGGTATTCATCACTCGCAGTTTTGAGGTTATACGACCGGACATTATGCAGGCGCTCAACCGCCTTTCCAGTACGGTCTACGTGATGATGATTCTGAGTGTTGCAAAGCATCCGCTGACGGTTAGTCAAATTCAACAGAGACTGGGGGAGAAGCAATGA
- the eutQ gene encoding ethanolamine utilization acetate kinase EutQ yields MKKLITANDIRAAHARGEQEMSVVLRASIITPEAREVAELLGVTISECDESAPGAVAAAPAAVIDGKTESQRIRETIIAQLPEGQFTESLVAQLMDKVMKEKQSLEQGGMQPSFNSVTGKGGVKVIDGSSVKFGRFDGAQPHCVGLTDLVTDQDGSSMAAGFMQWDNAFFPWTLNYDEIDMILEGELHVRHEGETMIAKAGDVMFIPKGSSIEFGTPSTVKFLYVAWPANWQSC; encoded by the coding sequence GTGAAAAAACTTATCACAGCTAACGATATTCGTGCGGCCCACGCACGCGGCGAACAGGAAATGTCGGTTGTTCTGCGCGCCAGCATCATCACCCCGGAGGCGCGCGAAGTGGCGGAGCTGCTGGGCGTTACCATCAGTGAATGCGATGAATCCGCGCCAGGCGCCGTCGCTGCTGCTCCGGCTGCGGTGATTGATGGCAAAACGGAAAGCCAGCGTATTCGCGAAACCATCATTGCGCAGTTACCGGAAGGGCAGTTTACCGAAAGCCTGGTCGCGCAGCTGATGGACAAAGTCATGAAGGAAAAGCAGTCGCTGGAGCAGGGCGGAATGCAGCCGAGCTTTAACTCGGTGACCGGCAAAGGCGGTGTGAAAGTCATCGACGGCAGCAGCGTGAAGTTTGGTCGTTTTGACGGCGCGCAGCCGCACTGCGTGGGCTTAACCGATCTGGTGACCGACCAGGACGGTAGCAGCATGGCCGCCGGGTTTATGCAGTGGGATAACGCCTTTTTCCCATGGACGCTGAACTACGACGAAATCGACATGATTCTGGAAGGAGAGCTGCATGTTCGCCACGAAGGCGAAACCATGATTGCAAAAGCCGGGGACGTGATGTTTATCCCGAAAGGCTCCAGCATCGAATTTGGTACGCCATCGACGGTGAAGTTTCTGTATGTGGCCTGGCCTGCGAACTGGCAGTCCTGCTAA
- the eutP gene encoding ethanolamine utilization acetate kinase EutP: MKRIAFVGTVGAGKTTLFNALQGNYSLARKTQAVEFNENGDIDTPGEYFSHPRWYHALITTLQDVDTLIYIHAANDKESRLPAGLLDIGASKRQIAVISKTDMPDADVAATRQLLRGMGFQEPIFELNSHDPRSVQHLVDYLTELSQKEERAGEKTYHS, encoded by the coding sequence ATGAAACGTATTGCGTTTGTCGGTACGGTGGGGGCGGGGAAAACAACGCTCTTTAATGCGCTACAGGGGAATTATTCCCTCGCCAGAAAAACACAGGCCGTGGAGTTTAATGAAAATGGCGATATCGATACGCCAGGGGAATATTTTAGCCATCCGCGCTGGTATCACGCCTTAATTACCACGCTGCAGGATGTCGATACGTTGATTTATATACACGCGGCAAATGATAAAGAAAGTCGCTTACCTGCCGGGCTGTTGGATATCGGTGCCAGTAAACGACAAATCGCCGTTATCAGTAAAACGGACATGCCGGATGCCGACGTCGCCGCAACGCGACAACTACTTCGCGGGATGGGGTTTCAGGAGCCGATTTTTGAGCTCAATAGCCATGACCCGCGCAGTGTGCAGCACCTGGTGGATTATCTGACTGAGCTCAGCCAAAAGGAGGAAAGGGCAGGTGAAAAAACTTATCACAGCTAA
- the eutS gene encoding ethanolamine utilization microcompartment protein EutS, which translates to MEKERIIQEFVPGKQVTLAHLIAHPGEELAKKIGVPEAGAIGIMTLTPGETAMIAGDLAMKAADVHIGFLDRFSGALVIYGSVGAVEEALLQTVSGLGRLLNFTLCNLTKS; encoded by the coding sequence ATGGAAAAAGAACGCATTATTCAGGAATTTGTGCCGGGGAAACAGGTCACGCTGGCGCATCTCATTGCGCACCCCGGCGAGGAATTAGCGAAAAAGATCGGCGTTCCCGAAGCGGGCGCTATCGGCATCATGACGCTGACTCCAGGCGAAACCGCGATGATTGCCGGTGACTTAGCCATGAAGGCGGCGGATGTACATATCGGTTTTCTCGATAGATTCAGCGGCGCACTGGTGATCTACGGCTCGGTAGGCGCAGTAGAAGAAGCGTTATTACAGACGGTAAGCGGTCTGGGTCGATTATTAAATTTCACTTTGTGCAACCTGACAAAAAGTTAA
- the maeB gene encoding NADP-dependent oxaloacetate-decarboxylating malate dehydrogenase has protein sequence MDDQLKQSALDFHEFPVPGKIQVSPTKPLATQRDLALAYSPGVAAPCLEIEKDPLAAYKYTARGNLVAVISNGTAVLGLGNIGALAGKPVMEGKGVLFKKFAGIDVFDIEVDELDPDKFINVVAALEPTFGGINLEDIKAPECFYIEQKLRERMNIPVFHDDQHGTAIISTAAILNGLRVVEKNISDVRMVVSGAGAAAIACMNLLVALGMQKHNIVVCDSKGVIYKDREPNMAETKAAYAVVDDGKRTLDDVIDGADIFLGCSGPKVLTQEMVKKMARAPMILALANPEPEILPPLAKEVRSDAIICTGRSDYPNQVNNVLCFPFIFRGALDVGATAINEEMKLAAVHAIAELAHAEQSEVVASAYGDQDLSFGPEYIIPKPFDPRLIVKIAPAVAKAAMDSGVATRPIADFDAYIDKLTEFVYKTNLFMKPIFSLARKAPKRVVLTEGEEARVLHATQELITLGLAKPILIGRPSVIEMRIQKLGLQIKAGVDFEIVNNESDPRFKEYWSEYYQIMKRRGITQEQAQRAVIANTTVIGAIMVQRGEADAMICGTIGDYHEHFSVVKEVFGHRDGVHTAGAMNALLLPSGNTFIADTYVNDDPTPEQLAEIAVMAAETVRRFGIEPKVALLSHSNFGSSDCPSASKMREALELIKARAPELMIDGEMHGDAALVESIRNDRMPDSPLKGSANILVMPNMEAARISYNLLRVSSSEGVTVGPVLMGVAKPVHVLTPIASVRRIVNMVALAVVEAQTQPL, from the coding sequence ATGGATGACCAGTTAAAACAAAGCGCCCTCGATTTCCACGAATTTCCGGTACCCGGTAAAATCCAGGTTTCTCCGACCAAGCCTCTGGCAACGCAGCGCGACCTGGCGCTGGCCTACTCGCCGGGCGTGGCTGCACCGTGTCTTGAAATTGAAAAGGACCCGCTGGCAGCCTACAAATACACCGCGCGCGGCAACCTGGTTGCGGTTATTTCCAACGGTACGGCGGTGCTGGGCCTGGGCAATATTGGCGCACTGGCCGGCAAACCGGTGATGGAAGGTAAAGGCGTTCTGTTTAAGAAATTCGCCGGGATCGACGTGTTCGACATTGAAGTCGATGAACTCGATCCGGATAAATTTATCAATGTGGTTGCGGCCCTGGAACCCACGTTTGGCGGTATCAACCTCGAAGATATCAAAGCGCCGGAGTGCTTCTACATTGAGCAAAAGCTGCGCGAACGCATGAATATTCCGGTCTTCCACGATGACCAGCACGGTACAGCAATCATCAGTACTGCCGCAATTCTGAACGGTCTGCGGGTGGTTGAGAAAAATATCTCCGACGTGCGCATGGTGGTGTCTGGCGCAGGCGCGGCGGCGATTGCCTGTATGAACCTGCTGGTAGCGCTGGGTATGCAGAAACACAATATTGTGGTCTGTGACTCCAAAGGCGTGATTTACAAAGACCGCGAACCGAACATGGCGGAAACCAAAGCGGCTTATGCGGTGGTGGATGACGGTAAGCGTACGCTGGATGATGTCATTGACGGCGCAGATATTTTCCTCGGTTGCTCCGGTCCGAAAGTGCTGACGCAGGAAATGGTTAAGAAGATGGCGCGTGCGCCAATGATTCTGGCACTCGCTAACCCGGAACCGGAAATCCTGCCGCCGTTGGCAAAAGAGGTGCGTTCCGACGCAATCATTTGTACTGGCCGTTCAGACTACCCGAACCAGGTTAATAACGTCCTGTGCTTCCCGTTCATCTTCCGCGGTGCGCTGGATGTCGGTGCAACGGCCATCAACGAAGAGATGAAACTGGCGGCGGTGCACGCCATTGCTGAGCTGGCGCATGCCGAGCAGAGTGAAGTGGTGGCCTCTGCTTATGGCGATCAGGACCTGAGCTTCGGCCCGGAATACATCATTCCGAAACCGTTCGACCCGCGTCTGATCGTCAAAATCGCCCCTGCTGTGGCGAAAGCAGCGATGGACTCTGGTGTGGCCACGCGTCCGATTGCCGACTTTGACGCTTACATCGATAAGCTGACTGAATTCGTCTACAAAACCAACCTGTTCATGAAGCCAATTTTCTCCCTGGCACGCAAAGCGCCGAAGCGTGTGGTGCTGACGGAAGGGGAAGAAGCGCGTGTACTGCATGCTACTCAGGAGCTGATTACTTTAGGACTGGCAAAACCAATCCTGATCGGTCGTCCGAGCGTTATTGAAATGCGTATCCAGAAACTGGGGCTGCAGATCAAAGCGGGCGTCGATTTTGAGATCGTCAACAACGAATCCGATCCACGCTTTAAAGAGTACTGGAGCGAGTACTACCAGATTATGAAGCGCCGTGGGATCACCCAGGAGCAGGCGCAGCGTGCGGTGATTGCCAACACTACGGTGATCGGTGCAATCATGGTGCAGCGTGGCGAAGCGGATGCGATGATCTGCGGTACGATTGGTGACTACCATGAGCACTTCAGCGTGGTGAAAGAGGTGTTTGGTCATCGTGACGGCGTGCATACTGCCGGGGCGATGAACGCCTTGCTGCTGCCAAGTGGTAACACTTTTATCGCCGATACTTACGTCAACGACGATCCTACGCCTGAGCAACTGGCGGAAATCGCTGTGATGGCGGCAGAGACTGTGCGTCGCTTTGGTATTGAACCGAAGGTGGCGTTGCTGTCGCACTCCAACTTTGGTTCCTCTGACTGCCCGTCGGCCAGCAAAATGCGCGAAGCGCTGGAGCTGATTAAGGCGCGCGCGCCAGAGTTGATGATTGACGGCGAAATGCACGGCGATGCCGCGCTGGTGGAAAGTATCCGTAATGACCGCATGCCGGACAGTCCGCTGAAAGGCTCAGCGAATATTCTGGTGATGCCGAATATGGAAGCGGCCCGTATTAGTTACAACTTACTACGCGTTTCCAGTTCTGAAGGCGTAACGGTTGGCCCGGTGCTGATGGGGGTTGCGAAACCTGTTCATGTATTAACGCCGATCGCCTCTGTTCGTCGTATCGTTAATATGGTGGCGCTGGCGGTTGTAGAAGCCCAAACGCAGCCGCTGTAA